The following proteins are co-located in the Myroides profundi genome:
- the guaA gene encoding glutamine-hydrolyzing GMP synthase: MQHNVLILDFGSQYTQLIARRVRELNIFCEILPYNDMPKDLTEYKAVILSGSPYSVRSEEALHPDLSNIKGKMPLLAVCYGAQYLAHFFGGEVAPSDTREYGRANLDFIAEDDFFKDIPHNSQVWMSHSDTIKQLPTNGVLLASTKDVKNAAYKVEGEQTYAIQFHPEVYHSTDGAQLLKNFLVDIAGVSQDFTPNAFVEETITDLRNKIGSEKVVLALSGGVDSTVAAVLLHKAIGENLHCIFVNNGLLRKNEFQNVLNQYNGMGLNVKGVDATDRFMEALAGLEDPEQKRKAIGKSFIDVFDDESKLIEDATFLGQGTIYPDVIESISVKGPSATIKSHHNVGGLPDFMKLKVVEPLRMLFKDEVRRVGASLGIDPELLGRHPFPGPGLAIRILGDITQEKVRLLQEVDAIFIEGLREHGLYNSVWQAGAILLPVNSVGVMGDERTYEKVVALRAVASTDGMTADWVHLPYEFLMEISNKIINRVKGVNRVVYDISSKPPATIEWE, translated from the coding sequence ATGCAACACAATGTACTTATTTTAGATTTTGGATCGCAATACACACAGTTGATTGCGAGAAGGGTTCGCGAGTTAAATATATTCTGCGAAATCTTACCTTATAATGATATGCCTAAGGATTTGACAGAATATAAAGCTGTTATTTTATCAGGTAGTCCTTATTCAGTTCGCTCAGAAGAAGCGTTACACCCAGATTTGTCGAATATCAAAGGAAAAATGCCTCTATTAGCAGTATGCTACGGTGCTCAGTACTTAGCTCATTTCTTTGGAGGAGAAGTAGCACCATCTGATACACGTGAGTATGGTAGAGCAAATTTAGACTTTATAGCAGAGGATGATTTCTTTAAGGATATTCCTCATAATAGTCAAGTTTGGATGAGTCACAGTGATACTATTAAACAATTACCTACTAATGGAGTATTGTTAGCTAGTACTAAAGACGTAAAGAATGCTGCTTATAAAGTAGAAGGAGAACAAACTTATGCTATTCAATTTCACCCAGAGGTTTACCATTCTACAGATGGAGCACAACTGTTGAAAAACTTCTTAGTTGATATCGCTGGTGTTAGTCAAGATTTTACTCCAAATGCTTTTGTTGAAGAGACAATAACAGATTTAAGAAATAAGATCGGATCAGAGAAAGTTGTTTTAGCTTTATCTGGAGGAGTAGATTCTACGGTAGCTGCTGTGTTATTACACAAAGCAATTGGAGAGAACTTACACTGTATCTTTGTAAATAATGGATTATTACGTAAAAACGAGTTCCAAAATGTATTAAACCAATACAATGGAATGGGACTAAACGTAAAAGGAGTAGATGCTACAGATCGTTTTATGGAAGCTCTTGCAGGTTTAGAAGATCCAGAGCAAAAACGTAAAGCTATCGGTAAGTCTTTTATCGATGTATTTGATGATGAATCTAAATTAATCGAAGATGCTACTTTTTTAGGTCAAGGTACTATATATCCTGACGTAATCGAGTCTATCTCTGTAAAAGGGCCATCAGCTACTATTAAATCACACCATAACGTAGGAGGATTACCTGACTTTATGAAATTAAAAGTAGTAGAGCCTTTACGTATGTTATTTAAAGATGAGGTACGTAGAGTAGGAGCTTCTTTAGGAATAGATCCTGAGTTATTAGGAAGACACCCTTTCCCAGGACCAGGTCTTGCTATTAGAATCTTAGGAGATATCACTCAAGAAAAAGTAAGATTATTACAAGAAGTAGATGCTATCTTTATAGAAGGACTTAGAGAACATGGTCTTTATAACTCAGTATGGCAAGCAGGAGCAATCCTTCTACCAGTAAACAGTGTTGGTGTAATGGGGGATGAGCGTACTTACGAAAAAGTGGTTGCACTAAGAGCAGTTGCTTCTACAGATGGTATGACTGCAGACTGGGTACACTTACCTTATGAGTTCTTAATGGAGATTTCTAATAAAATAATTAACCGCGTAAAAGGTGTAAACAGAGTGGTTTACGATATTAGTTCAAAACCGCCTGCAACAATTGAGTGGGAATAA
- the gltS gene encoding sodium/glutamate symporter translates to MDFGIYETLMLACFVLLLGHFVVQKVNFFQKFNIPEPVVGGFIVAIFSWIAYSVTGKEFTIDENIQQGMMFIFFSSIGLNADFRTLIKGGKGLIIFLVIAAVFIICQNFLGVTLAYLLELDPRFGLIAGSITLTGGHGTAGGWADTFMASANPLIGAKDIGMACATFGLILGGTIGGPLAYKLLRKNNFKELSPEQIQQNDETHEISVPSVVTDKKVNYKSIMLTITFLSICLVVGQYLAEWNTQYAFKLPTFVWCLFIGVVIRNVLPHLFKVKMHDESIEILGNAGLSIFLACALMSLKIWTVTDLALPILLILLIQVTMMLFFAYFITYRAMGKDYDAIVLSAGHCGFGLGATATAVANIQAVTSRFGPSPKAFLIIPMVGAFFIDILNALILNVFITFL, encoded by the coding sequence ATGGATTTTGGAATTTATGAAACGTTAATGCTTGCCTGCTTCGTGTTATTATTAGGACACTTCGTAGTTCAAAAAGTAAACTTTTTTCAAAAATTTAATATCCCCGAACCTGTTGTAGGTGGTTTTATTGTTGCTATATTTTCTTGGATTGCCTATTCCGTTACTGGCAAAGAATTTACAATTGACGAAAATATCCAACAAGGAATGATGTTTATCTTCTTTTCCTCTATCGGTCTTAATGCTGATTTTAGAACACTTATTAAAGGTGGAAAAGGATTAATCATATTCCTAGTTATAGCAGCAGTATTTATTATCTGTCAGAACTTCTTAGGAGTGACCTTAGCTTACTTATTAGAACTAGACCCTCGATTTGGATTAATCGCTGGATCTATTACATTAACTGGTGGACATGGAACAGCAGGTGGATGGGCAGATACCTTTATGGCTAGTGCAAACCCACTTATAGGAGCTAAAGATATCGGTATGGCATGTGCTACTTTTGGACTAATCTTAGGGGGTACAATTGGTGGGCCATTAGCATACAAATTATTGCGTAAAAACAACTTTAAAGAACTATCTCCTGAACAAATACAACAGAACGATGAGACTCATGAAATCTCTGTTCCTTCTGTAGTAACAGATAAGAAAGTAAACTATAAAAGTATTATGCTTACAATTACTTTTCTTTCAATCTGTTTAGTTGTAGGACAATATCTAGCTGAGTGGAATACCCAATACGCTTTTAAACTACCTACATTTGTATGGTGTTTATTCATCGGAGTCGTAATTAGAAATGTATTACCTCACCTTTTTAAAGTAAAAATGCATGACGAATCAATAGAAATTTTAGGAAATGCTGGACTATCTATTTTCTTAGCTTGTGCCTTAATGTCTTTAAAGATATGGACCGTAACAGACTTAGCATTACCTATCCTACTAATTCTATTAATACAAGTTACGATGATGTTATTCTTTGCTTACTTTATTACTTATAGAGCCATGGGCAAAGATTATGACGCTATCGTTCTAAGTGCTGGACACTGTGGATTTGGTTTAGGAGCTACCGCAACAGCTGTGGCTAATATTCAAGCTGTGACAAGTCGCTTTGGACCATCACCTAAAGCATTCCTAATTATCCCTATGGTAGGAGCATTCTTTATTGATATTCTAAATGCATTAATCTTAAATGTGTTTATTACATTTTTATAG
- a CDS encoding MBL fold metallo-hydrolase, translating to MNIEILHINAQSAEGQPTVFNPVVVGFADGTSYLIDCGFTYNFQEFKQELMHLGLMIADLKGIIISHDDIDHLEGIHLFKEEYVSLEVISSALEADSVSGKVESERLIQVKESLTHIPEEMKGWVNDFIKQLEGIKRFEVTQTLEDGQFFKDTLQVIATPGHTKGHISFFDTESQTLIAADAIVVEDGEFNIANPQFTLDMEAALASVEKIKALKPSRVICYHGGVVEEGIEEKLERLIQRYN from the coding sequence ATGAATATAGAAATATTACATATAAATGCTCAATCTGCAGAAGGACAGCCAACTGTTTTTAATCCTGTGGTAGTGGGGTTTGCTGATGGAACTTCTTATTTAATAGATTGTGGTTTTACTTATAATTTTCAAGAGTTTAAACAAGAGTTAATGCATCTAGGATTAATGATTGCTGATTTGAAAGGGATTATTATTTCTCATGATGATATTGATCATTTAGAAGGGATACATTTATTTAAAGAGGAATATGTTTCTTTAGAGGTTATCAGTAGTGCTCTGGAGGCTGACTCTGTTTCTGGTAAGGTAGAGTCTGAACGTCTTATACAAGTTAAAGAGAGCCTTACTCATATCCCTGAGGAGATGAAAGGATGGGTAAATGACTTCATTAAACAACTTGAGGGTATCAAACGTTTTGAGGTTACTCAAACTTTAGAGGATGGACAGTTCTTTAAAGATACTTTACAAGTGATAGCAACACCAGGTCATACGAAGGGGCATATCTCATTCTTTGATACAGAGAGTCAGACATTAATAGCAGCGGATGCTATAGTGGTAGAGGATGGAGAGTTTAATATTGCCAATCCTCAGTTTACTTTAGATATGGAGGCTGCTTTAGCTTCTGTAGAGAAGATTAAAGCTTTAAAACCTAGTCGTGTAATTTGTTATCACGGAGGTGTGGTGGAAGAAGGTATCGAGGAGAAATTAGAGCGATTGATTCAGCGATATAATTAA
- a CDS encoding NCS2 family permease translates to MKNFLERYFQLSSNGTTIKREFIAGIITFLTMSYILVVNPNILADAGMDREALFTTTALATIVATLLMGFYAKLPIAQAPGMGLNSFFAYSVVLTLGYTWQFALTAVFIEGIIFLLLTFFNVRELIVRSIPKVLKEAIPAGIGLFITLIGLKSAGVVVSDPNTLVRLGDFGQHTVWMTFIGLIVTGILLIRNVNGAILFGILSATIFGLILGDVALPTSIVALPPSIEPIFGEAIKPMFTAEGWNQILSIDMVVVVFTFLFVNLFDTVGTLIGVISKTNLADKNGNFPQMKKALFTDAMGTTVGSILGTSSVTSYVESASGVASGGRTGLTAVSVAVMFALALFLGPIFLIIPAAATAPALIIVGLFMISSVTRINFEKLSDGLPAFLTIVFMPFTYSIAEGIVFGMLSYTILKIGAKEHKDITPTVYVLSMLFLVKIVLDVVTK, encoded by the coding sequence ATGAAGAATTTTCTTGAACGCTACTTTCAGTTGAGTAGCAATGGTACTACTATTAAACGAGAGTTTATAGCAGGTATCATCACGTTTCTGACCATGTCTTATATCTTGGTCGTTAACCCTAATATCTTAGCAGATGCTGGGATGGATAGAGAAGCGTTATTTACCACAACTGCCTTAGCTACAATCGTAGCAACCTTATTAATGGGGTTTTATGCAAAGTTACCCATAGCGCAGGCACCAGGAATGGGACTGAATAGTTTCTTTGCTTATTCAGTAGTTTTGACCTTGGGATATACTTGGCAGTTCGCTTTAACGGCTGTATTTATAGAAGGGATTATCTTCTTGTTATTGACGTTTTTTAATGTACGAGAACTTATTGTTAGAAGTATACCGAAAGTTTTAAAAGAAGCAATACCCGCAGGTATTGGGTTATTCATTACTCTTATAGGACTGAAGAGCGCAGGTGTAGTTGTATCAGATCCTAATACCTTAGTGAGATTAGGAGATTTTGGTCAGCATACTGTATGGATGACTTTCATTGGACTTATTGTGACGGGTATTTTATTAATCCGAAATGTGAATGGAGCTATTCTATTTGGTATTTTGAGTGCTACTATTTTTGGGTTGATCTTAGGGGATGTAGCATTGCCGACTAGTATTGTCGCGTTGCCACCTTCTATAGAGCCTATCTTTGGAGAGGCGATTAAACCTATGTTTACAGCAGAGGGATGGAATCAGATACTGTCTATTGATATGGTGGTAGTGGTGTTTACATTCTTATTCGTAAATCTATTCGATACCGTAGGGACGTTAATTGGAGTTATTTCTAAGACTAATTTGGCCGATAAGAATGGTAATTTCCCTCAAATGAAAAAAGCCTTATTTACAGATGCGATGGGAACTACTGTAGGATCTATCTTAGGAACGAGCTCTGTTACTTCTTATGTAGAGAGTGCGTCAGGAGTAGCTTCTGGTGGGCGTACAGGATTAACCGCAGTAAGTGTGGCTGTAATGTTTGCACTAGCTTTATTCTTAGGACCTATCTTTTTGATTATTCCAGCTGCCGCAACAGCTCCAGCTTTAATCATAGTGGGGTTATTCATGATTTCGTCTGTGACTAGGATCAACTTTGAGAAGCTATCAGACGGATTGCCTGCATTCTTAACGATCGTTTTTATGCCTTTTACTTACAGTATTGCTGAAGGGATTGTATTCGGTATGTTGAGTTATACCATACTAAAAATAGGAGCAAAAGAGCACAAGGATATTACGCCAACAGTCTATGTATTATCGATGCTTTTCTTAGTAAAGATTGTGTTGGATGTAGTAACGAAGTAA
- a CDS encoding GLPGLI family protein has translation MKYWYLLLFSSCILSAQEFKEVEVMRYYYESKVLTDKSVGKIKDGTAVVDVLEDQSRFMDYASYERERWRLTKSENTSKEEIMQKVVSYVPVFNWFVMTDKDTNTFYDKIGRLHNYYKEDRNEIKWDIKASKLKWYDYDVQEATATYGGREWTVWFTQGIAGQVGPYKFNNLPGFVVKVWDTEGQYSFEFLNSQKIKVIWDVNEIGTYTESSKEKTKKAMSINANKTYLSDLEGTGITIDEKGQELFNKKKVNYINPIERDY, from the coding sequence ATGAAGTATTGGTATTTGTTACTGTTTTCTAGTTGTATTCTATCTGCTCAAGAGTTTAAGGAAGTAGAAGTGATGAGATATTATTATGAAAGCAAGGTCTTAACAGATAAATCTGTAGGTAAAATTAAGGATGGGACAGCTGTTGTAGATGTACTAGAGGATCAATCTCGATTTATGGATTATGCATCTTATGAGAGAGAGCGATGGCGACTAACCAAATCAGAGAATACTTCTAAAGAAGAGATTATGCAAAAAGTAGTGTCTTATGTACCTGTTTTTAATTGGTTTGTCATGACAGATAAGGATACCAATACCTTTTATGATAAGATAGGGCGATTACATAACTACTATAAAGAAGATAGAAATGAAATCAAGTGGGATATCAAAGCAAGTAAACTAAAGTGGTATGATTATGACGTGCAAGAGGCAACTGCTACGTATGGAGGAAGGGAGTGGACAGTATGGTTTACACAAGGTATTGCAGGGCAAGTAGGGCCTTATAAGTTCAATAATTTACCAGGATTCGTAGTAAAGGTTTGGGATACCGAAGGGCAGTACTCTTTTGAATTCTTAAATAGTCAAAAGATTAAAGTGATTTGGGATGTAAATGAAATAGGGACTTATACAGAATCTTCTAAAGAGAAGACAAAAAAGGCTATGAGTATCAATGCTAATAAGACCTATTTAAGTGATTTAGAAGGGACTGGTATAACTATAGATGAAAAAGGGCAAGAGCTTTTTAATAAAAAGAAGGTAAATTATATAAATCCTATAGAACGCGATTATTAG
- a CDS encoding ankyrin repeat domain-containing protein, with translation MAKKKKTLPKDFQELVDAKDMKALKKVFDTCEIDARGGYSKHTALSFYNVKDEFVRWMVENGADLEAVDTYKRTALHEHASRRNGSIAVFLELGANIHAVDTYGTTPLHFAAGYGLNKDAVKRLIEVGANIHALDSYKETPLKCALRRASNIDLPALVEIAKLLLPFTKEITLGLKDDVTRIGERFEFHRENFNKEFIEESDTALTALYELFDVTPVKRRIMHDGVSKIEVAGTTWEEQFEELWDYLIPSKGKAKTVQGEVVRIAGKVRDEIYRNGGGNWDADFKKMLDAFLVYVSSSNALSKKELADITALVKEIRKSGDGETRELNYLCESANNWVLKNSNPIKLGEVKYKR, from the coding sequence ATGGCAAAGAAGAAGAAAACCCTACCCAAGGACTTTCAAGAATTAGTAGACGCTAAGGATATGAAAGCGCTAAAGAAAGTATTTGACACTTGTGAGATAGATGCACGAGGTGGTTATAGTAAGCATACTGCCTTGAGTTTTTATAACGTAAAGGATGAGTTTGTCCGTTGGATGGTGGAGAATGGAGCTGATCTGGAAGCTGTAGATACGTATAAGCGAACAGCGTTACATGAACATGCTAGTAGACGCAATGGAAGTATAGCGGTTTTCTTAGAATTAGGGGCTAATATACATGCTGTAGATACGTATGGTACTACGCCATTACACTTTGCGGCAGGGTATGGATTGAATAAAGATGCTGTAAAGAGATTGATAGAAGTAGGTGCTAATATTCATGCTCTAGACTCTTATAAAGAAACACCTTTAAAATGTGCATTGAGACGTGCTAGTAATATTGACTTACCTGCTTTAGTAGAAATCGCTAAGTTACTTTTACCATTTACAAAAGAGATTACGCTAGGATTAAAAGATGATGTTACTCGTATAGGAGAACGCTTTGAATTTCATAGAGAAAATTTTAATAAAGAGTTTATAGAAGAAAGCGATACAGCTTTGACTGCTTTATATGAACTATTCGATGTTACGCCTGTCAAAAGACGTATTATGCACGATGGAGTGTCTAAAATAGAAGTAGCAGGTACTACGTGGGAAGAGCAGTTTGAGGAACTGTGGGATTACTTAATTCCTTCTAAGGGTAAGGCAAAGACTGTACAAGGGGAAGTAGTGCGTATAGCGGGGAAGGTTCGCGATGAAATTTATAGAAATGGAGGAGGCAATTGGGATGCTGATTTTAAAAAGATGTTGGATGCTTTCTTAGTGTATGTGTCTTCTTCGAATGCATTGTCTAAAAAGGAATTAGCTGATATCACTGCATTAGTAAAGGAAATTCGAAAAAGTGGAGATGGTGAAACGAGAGAGCTTAATTATCTATGTGAATCGGCGAATAATTGGGTACTTAAGAATAGCAATCCAATAAAATTAGGTGAAGTGAAGTATAAGAGATAA
- a CDS encoding TlpA family protein disulfide reductase, which translates to MKTNIVQYLFLVPLVLIGGMTGCLDKNRNIKPSVEESKQIVFVFEPQEIDWSSNRLKSNAIIYFDKDSLQVKSYTVNNYLKGDTIVITVKDQEVYFNYYLSNGKDIKQNLFYNFQRGDTIDIRYVDNLPLVDIRHRKENLEEINIQQHLYSKQPLEQSLFRNRYDRNRSIEEEKRYLVEEDNYYHDVYSTLDSLKLVNQISQRMYDVLFYSNYYYRINTRKDTYDFNSIGTEDLRRDDLLVSGAYRFFLENYVQYYYDIRVPDPQVPFVIDYEDAFNKVIISTEFSEVIKEYLLLYYFEQIVHNGILKKDLVNLYEKLKAGVKNDKALSVIQHKYGSRLNSVLDDKSVLLLDSNNNTFSLADLVKENKGQVIVIDFWASWCGPCLQMMPYSKALKEVLGQEPVVFIYISIDSDKRAWTTAYNKIGLPIGRHNVLAMNYPEHSFYEELNLTEIPRYILYNKEGKLVNAKAAYPNSDVLREEILSLVKE; encoded by the coding sequence ATGAAGACAAACATTGTGCAGTACTTATTTTTAGTACCCCTAGTGCTTATTGGAGGGATGACAGGCTGTTTAGATAAGAACAGGAATATTAAACCTTCTGTTGAGGAAAGCAAACAAATTGTGTTTGTGTTTGAGCCACAAGAGATAGACTGGAGTAGTAATCGCTTAAAGAGTAATGCAATTATATATTTTGATAAAGATAGCTTACAAGTAAAGAGCTATACGGTAAACAATTATTTAAAAGGAGATACAATTGTGATTACTGTTAAAGATCAAGAAGTGTATTTTAACTATTATCTATCTAATGGTAAGGATATTAAACAGAATCTGTTTTATAATTTTCAACGTGGTGATACTATAGATATCAGATATGTTGATAATCTACCTTTAGTTGATATTCGACATAGAAAAGAAAATCTTGAGGAGATAAATATTCAGCAACACTTATATAGTAAACAACCTTTAGAACAAAGCTTGTTTAGAAATAGATATGACAGGAATCGCTCTATTGAGGAAGAAAAGAGATATTTAGTAGAAGAAGATAACTATTATCATGATGTATATTCAACTCTAGATTCTCTTAAACTAGTAAATCAGATATCACAACGAATGTATGATGTACTGTTTTATAGTAATTACTATTATAGAATCAATACGCGTAAAGATACTTATGATTTTAATAGCATAGGTACAGAGGATTTGAGACGTGATGATTTATTAGTGTCAGGAGCTTACCGCTTTTTCTTAGAAAACTATGTACAGTATTATTACGATATAAGAGTTCCTGATCCTCAAGTTCCTTTTGTAATTGATTACGAAGATGCTTTTAATAAAGTAATAATAAGTACTGAGTTTAGCGAAGTGATCAAGGAGTATCTGCTTCTGTATTATTTCGAACAAATAGTACATAATGGAATTTTAAAGAAAGACTTAGTAAATCTATATGAGAAGCTGAAGGCTGGTGTAAAAAATGACAAAGCATTGTCTGTAATACAGCATAAGTACGGAAGTAGATTAAATAGTGTGTTGGATGATAAAAGTGTTCTATTGCTGGATTCTAATAACAATACGTTTTCATTAGCAGACTTAGTAAAAGAGAATAAAGGTCAAGTTATTGTAATTGATTTTTGGGCTTCGTGGTGTGGTCCTTGTCTTCAGATGATGCCTTATTCTAAAGCTTTAAAAGAGGTGTTAGGACAAGAACCAGTAGTATTTATTTACATTTCGATTGATAGTGATAAGAGAGCTTGGACTACTGCTTATAATAAAATAGGATTACCTATTGGTAGGCATAATGTTTTGGCTATGAACTACCCTGAACATTCTTTCTATGAAGAATTAAATTTGACAGAAATACCACGTTATATCCTATATAATAAGGAAGGAAAATTAGTGAATGCTAAAGCTGCATATCCTAATAGTGATGTGCTTAGAGAAGAGATTTTATCTTTGGTGAAAGAGTAA
- a CDS encoding energy transducer TonB, translating into MAKNDLFRKDWLDIVFEHRNKAYGAYNLRKNSSCTTVLSLVAGMFLFSAVFIVPTVISNLFASNDPGSVIVIIDEVIKPTAVEEEIFTPKEEPIVELPANKVETVLSKTKEVEFREFEAADANEVTTVAPTVDEFIDANPGAHNLDANPDGVIAIDEARTDNPNEVVDSSDATTGEALEDTTVYIGVSTKAEPYETMAKFSSRFVGSFRTPDLDASVKEVKVIMSFIVEKDGSLTDIKVMRDPGYGVGQEAIRVLKRMPKWKPALNKGKAVRSQFTLPVTIRVQ; encoded by the coding sequence ATGGCAAAGAATGATTTGTTTAGAAAAGATTGGTTGGATATCGTCTTTGAGCACCGCAATAAGGCGTATGGAGCGTATAATTTGCGCAAAAACAGTTCGTGTACCACCGTTTTATCCTTAGTAGCAGGAATGTTTCTCTTTAGTGCCGTATTTATTGTTCCTACAGTGATCTCTAATTTATTTGCAAGTAATGATCCAGGTTCGGTTATAGTGATTATTGATGAAGTTATTAAACCTACAGCAGTAGAAGAAGAAATCTTTACACCTAAGGAGGAGCCAATCGTAGAACTCCCTGCCAACAAGGTAGAAACAGTATTAAGCAAGACTAAAGAAGTAGAGTTTCGCGAGTTCGAGGCAGCAGATGCGAATGAGGTTACTACAGTAGCCCCTACAGTAGATGAGTTTATAGATGCTAATCCGGGCGCACATAATCTAGATGCTAATCCAGATGGGGTAATTGCTATTGATGAAGCTAGAACAGATAATCCGAATGAAGTGGTGGATTCTAGTGACGCTACAACAGGAGAAGCGCTAGAAGATACGACAGTGTATATAGGAGTATCTACTAAAGCAGAACCTTATGAGACAATGGCTAAATTTAGCAGCCGATTTGTGGGTTCATTTAGAACACCAGATTTAGATGCTAGCGTGAAGGAAGTAAAAGTTATTATGTCTTTTATAGTAGAGAAAGACGGTAGTCTAACAGATATCAAAGTGATGAGAGATCCAGGATATGGAGTAGGACAAGAGGCTATCAGAGTCTTAAAGAGAATGCCAAAATGGAAACCTGCCCTAAATAAAGGAAAGGCAGTTCGTTCTCAGTTCACACTACCTGTTACGATTAGAGTTCAGTAA
- a CDS encoding quinone oxidoreductase family protein: MKAAILYKSGSTPKCGEIDSTLTVEEGHRIIKVKASAVKNLDKSRVSGKHYASYKEFPTVVGTDGVGELEDGTRVYGFGITGMLAEQAIIGDNYTPIPHTLDNVTAAALPNAVLGSAMPLLIRAKLEAGQTVLFNGATGVTGQVAVQIAKHYGAKHIIVTGRNEKLLEELKSYGASHTINLKDTDENIKQQLSAIHKETPIDIVIDYLWGKPISLIMEVLKGESMTDLAHTTKIVTAGDMAGKEIALSSAILRSSAIEILGSGFGSLSPEELIVFNKVILPEMFLLASNNKLHIQTEAHAIEDIEHVWNKQVPSGTRLVITI; encoded by the coding sequence ATGAAAGCGGCAATATTATATAAATCGGGTAGCACACCCAAATGTGGAGAGATAGACTCCACACTCACTGTGGAAGAGGGGCATAGGATCATTAAGGTTAAAGCTTCTGCGGTAAAGAATCTAGATAAATCTAGAGTAAGTGGAAAACACTATGCAAGTTATAAAGAGTTTCCTACTGTAGTGGGGACAGATGGAGTAGGAGAATTAGAAGATGGGACTAGAGTATATGGATTTGGTATAACAGGGATGTTAGCTGAGCAAGCCATAATCGGAGATAATTATACCCCTATTCCTCATACATTAGATAATGTGACCGCTGCAGCATTACCTAATGCCGTACTAGGATCAGCTATGCCACTGCTGATTAGAGCGAAGTTAGAAGCAGGACAGACAGTCTTATTCAATGGCGCTACGGGAGTTACAGGTCAAGTAGCGGTACAGATAGCAAAACACTACGGCGCTAAGCATATCATAGTCACAGGGAGAAATGAAAAACTCCTAGAAGAATTAAAATCTTATGGAGCTAGTCATACGATTAATTTAAAAGATACGGACGAAAATATAAAGCAGCAATTAAGTGCAATTCACAAAGAGACTCCTATCGATATTGTAATTGATTATTTATGGGGAAAGCCTATTTCACTTATCATGGAGGTATTAAAGGGAGAGTCTATGACCGACCTTGCTCATACTACTAAGATCGTTACAGCAGGTGATATGGCAGGTAAAGAAATTGCGTTATCATCAGCCATACTTAGGAGTTCTGCTATTGAGATTTTAGGTTCTGGTTTTGGAAGCCTTTCTCCAGAAGAACTTATAGTATTTAATAAAGTTATACTACCAGAGATGTTTTTATTAGCATCGAATAATAAACTACACATCCAGACAGAAGCACATGCGATAGAAGATATCGAGCATGTATGGAATAAGCAAGTCCCATCAGGTACTAGATTGGTGATTACTATTTGA
- a CDS encoding four helix bundle protein, translated as MFIYYFERLEVWKNARSLSKDIHILTNRFPKEELFGLVSQLRRATYSIPANIAEGMSRNSSKEKLRFLNIAYSSAMEVINFLILSLDLEFLTIEEYNYTREKIGLITNQIYALSKKIGKS; from the coding sequence ATGTTTATATACTACTTTGAACGCTTAGAAGTATGGAAGAACGCCAGAAGTTTAAGCAAGGACATACATATTCTTACTAATAGATTTCCAAAAGAAGAATTATTTGGTTTAGTTTCTCAATTAAGACGTGCAACTTATAGTATACCAGCTAATATAGCAGAAGGAATGTCAAGAAACAGCAGTAAAGAAAAGTTAAGGTTCTTAAATATAGCCTATTCTTCCGCTATGGAAGTTATTAATTTCTTAATACTTAGTTTAGACCTTGAGTTCTTAACTATAGAGGAATACAACTACACACGCGAGAAAATAGGACTTATTACTAATCAGATATATGCTTTAAGCAAAAAAATTGGTAAATCGTGA